A genomic window from Nicotiana sylvestris chromosome 11, ASM39365v2, whole genome shotgun sequence includes:
- the LOC104218297 gene encoding uncharacterized protein, whose protein sequence is MAKDSCLARITAGVAVGGAVGGAVGAVYGTYEAIRYRVPGLMKIRYIGQTTLGSAAIFGLFLGAGSLIHCGKSY, encoded by the exons atggcaAAAGATAGTTGTCTAGCGAGAATAACTGCTGGGGTTGCTGTAGGCGGTGCAGTTGGTGGCGCTGTTG GTGCTGTTTATGGGACTTATGAGGCTATTAGATACAGG GTGCCTGGCCTTATGAAAATCAGATACATAGGACAAACTACTTTGGGCAGTGCAGCCATTTTTGGTCTCTTCTTGGGTGCTGGAAGCTTGATACACTGTGGAAAGTCTTACTAA